Genomic window (Candidatus Hydrogenedentota bacterium):
GACGACCCAATTCGTCAATGACATTGACCGGCGCCGCCAGGAAGTCTCCGGCGTCAACCTCGACGAGGAAGTCGCGGGGTTGATCCAGTATCAAAGGGCCTTCGAAGCCGCCGCTCGCGTCATCACCGTTGCCGACCGTATGCTGGAGACCCTGCTCAACACAGCCGCGTAGCAGTAGCCATGCGGCGGTCTTGATCTCCTGATCGATCCGTAGATGGACCGATGCTTCGACCTCGCATCCAACGCTGTTTTTTCTGCTTCATCGCACTCCGTTCCCACGCGATTCCGCCCCTACGCCAAACCGCATAATTAGCACTTATTGCTACGCTTACGTATGCCCGCGCATTGACTCACCCCATGCGACCTGTTATCCTCATACGTCAACTATTTCCAGGTGCGTCCGTTGCGTTACCCCACGCGGCGAGGGTGGTATGTACGAAGCGTTTTACGGTCTCCGTGAGAAGCCTTTTAATCTCACGCCCGATCCCAAATTCATCTACCTCGGTGACAAGCACAAAGAGGCTTTTGCTCATCTCCTGTACGGCATTAAGAATCGTAGCGGGTTCATTATGGTCACGGGTGAAATCGGCACGGGCAAGACCACCATCTGCCGAACCTTGCTGAACCAGCTCGACCCCAATACGGAAGTGGCCTTCATCTTCAATCCGTACCTCTCTCCCGATGAGTTGCTCCGCAAGATAAACGAGGATTTCGGGATTCCTTCCAAGGCCGATTCCGTCAAGGGGCTGATAGACGAACTGAACGCCTATCTTCTTGAACGCAATGCCAAAGGTAAGAATTGCGTGCTCGTCATTGATGAGGCGCAGAATCTGACCCCGAGCGTCTTGGAACAGATACGTCTGCTCTCCAACCTGGAGACTGAATCGCGAAAACTCCTGCAAATCGTCCTCATCGGACAACCGGAGTTGATGAAGCATCTGTCTTTGGAAGAGCTGCGCCAACTCAATCAACGCATCACGGCCCGGTACCACCTGAAACCGCTCGACCGTGTGGAGACGCATCAGTACATTTCGCACCGTCTCCGGGTCGCAGGCGGCAGGCGCAGCATTCACTTCACGCCCGCCGCCGTCCGGCAGGTGTTCAAGCACTCCGCGGGTACGCCGCGCGTGATCAATGCCGTATGTGACCGAGCCCTCCTCATCGGTTACACGCGCGACACACACGACATCACGCCGGACATCATCAAGCAGGCCGTGCGCGAAATTCAGGGTGAAATGCCCAAGCGAGCGCGCTCCCCGTGGCTGCGCATGCTGATCCCGAATTCCACTATCGTCGTGGTCATTCTGGCGCTCTTGGTGGGCGGCAAATACATTGTGGACCGCCTGCCGGCGCGTCCCATCGTGACGGAAGATGCTCCCACAGAAGAGGCGGACGTCCCCTGGCGGGCAGATGCCGTTTCGCCTGTGTCTTCGCAGACGGCAGAAGCGCGCGCCGTCGATCCTACGTCGCCCGCTTCGGGTTCTGAAGCCCTACAGGCCAGCGCGACTCCCGATGCCGAGACCGTCGCACCGGTAAGTGTCGAACCTCCGTCGGTGGAAGAATACGATCCGACCTTCGCGGGGATGCTGGATCGGATTCAACCGCGCCTGGGCCTCAACGCGGCGGTTGTCGGCGTGTTGGGCGCGTGGAACATGGCCATTCTGCAATATCCTAAAGGCGACTCCGTGGAGTCCATTGAGCAGTTCGCAAAGGACTACCGCCTTGCGTGCGAAGTTCTTCCGCTGACCTTCGACCAAATCGACGTCATCAATCTGCCCGTGATGGTGCGTCTGCATGGAAACAAACAAGCGATCTGGTGTGCCATCGTCGGCACCGAATTCGACGAATACCGCGTGACTACTGGCATGACCTCTACAACGCTCATTCCCCGCGACGAACTCGCCCATTACTACAAGAACGAGGCCATCATTCTCTGGCGCGATCCCGCTCCCGAAGCCCCCATTCTCAAACCGAGCATGTCGGGCGAAGACGTTCAGGTGCTTCAGACGCAACTACGCGCCGTCGGCCGTATAGACAAAGTCCCGAATGGTGTCTACGACAAAGCCACTGCCGACGCCGTCGCGCGCCTACAAGCCGATACCGGTATCGTTGCGGACGGTACCGCGGGACGCCAGACTCGAATGGTCCTTTACAGTTGGATGCCGGGTTTCAATACTCCGGACCTTCGCCAGCTTCCGCCTCCGATTCTGCCCATGGATCCTCCTGAATCGATGGTGGCATCTTCCAAGCAACCTGAGCCGGCTGTTTCGCAGACGCCGACAGCCGTTGAGCCTCAATCTGCTCCGCCGGCACAAGAGCCTGTACCTGCACCAGCGCCCGCGCCCGCGCCCGCGCCCGCGCCCGCTCAGGAGCCTGCACCGGCACCGGCACCGGCACCTGCCCCTGCCGCACCCGAACCCGCTCCGGTGGCACCCAGTTCGGAAGCGCCCGCGCCCCAACCGAAAAACACTCCCGAACCTTCGCCTGCCACACCGATGCCCGACCCAGCGGCCCAGGCTTCGGTAAAGGTTGAGGACGTTCCACCGCCTGCGCCTCCGAGCGCCCCGCAGCCTGCGGAAAAGCCCGCTCCCAATCCGCCTGTTGTGTCGCAGGATGAATCGGGCAGGGCGGTCACGGCTCCGTCGAATGGTGGCCTGCCCCTGGTTCCGGCAGACCCGGATGCTGTGGAGGGCGCTGGGCCGTGAGTTCCATTCTCGACGCGCTGAAGAAGCTCGAACTCGAACGCGACAAAAAGAGCGGTCAACCGACCCCTCCGAGTTACTCTCCGGGCACGACGCGCGATTTGTTAAGCGGACCCGAGCGACGCGGCCCACGAACCATCACCTTGACCCCAACCAAACTTGCCATCGGCGCTGTAGCGATTGGCGTCTGCATGGTCATGTTGTCTGTTGGCATTTCGCTGCTCATCGCCCAAGGTGCGAAAACGAGCACGGGCGCACCGCAAACCGCCGCGCAGCCTGCGCGTGTGGCTTCGGTGATGCCAGCGAAGCAGACCTCCACGGTTCAGCGGTCTCCCTCTGCCGCTGCGAAACCCGCAAAGACGGAATCGAAGCCAGCCGCAGGAGCCGTACGGCATCCACAAGCACCGGCAACTCCCCAAGTCCAAGCTACGGCTGCTGCTCCGGCTTCG
Coding sequences:
- a CDS encoding AAA family ATPase, encoding MYEAFYGLREKPFNLTPDPKFIYLGDKHKEAFAHLLYGIKNRSGFIMVTGEIGTGKTTICRTLLNQLDPNTEVAFIFNPYLSPDELLRKINEDFGIPSKADSVKGLIDELNAYLLERNAKGKNCVLVIDEAQNLTPSVLEQIRLLSNLETESRKLLQIVLIGQPELMKHLSLEELRQLNQRITARYHLKPLDRVETHQYISHRLRVAGGRRSIHFTPAAVRQVFKHSAGTPRVINAVCDRALLIGYTRDTHDITPDIIKQAVREIQGEMPKRARSPWLRMLIPNSTIVVVILALLVGGKYIVDRLPARPIVTEDAPTEEADVPWRADAVSPVSSQTAEARAVDPTSPASGSEALQASATPDAETVAPVSVEPPSVEEYDPTFAGMLDRIQPRLGLNAAVVGVLGAWNMAILQYPKGDSVESIEQFAKDYRLACEVLPLTFDQIDVINLPVMVRLHGNKQAIWCAIVGTEFDEYRVTTGMTSTTLIPRDELAHYYKNEAIILWRDPAPEAPILKPSMSGEDVQVLQTQLRAVGRIDKVPNGVYDKATADAVARLQADTGIVADGTAGRQTRMVLYSWMPGFNTPDLRQLPPPILPMDPPESMVASSKQPEPAVSQTPTAVEPQSAPPAQEPVPAPAPAPAPAPAPAQEPAPAPAPAPAPAAPEPAPVAPSSEAPAPQPKNTPEPSPATPMPDPAAQASVKVEDVPPPAPPSAPQPAEKPAPNPPVVSQDESGRAVTAPSNGGLPLVPADPDAVEGAGP